The Micromonospora sp. NBC_00421 genome contains a region encoding:
- a CDS encoding DEAD/DEAH box helicase: MPSAHDLPTGDVTGTDPAPTAPVVGFADLGLPRQLVDTLARQGITAPFEIQRATLPDAIAGRDVLGRGQTGSGKTLAFGLAVIARLAERNRARPLHPRALVLVPTRELAMQVNDALLPLGKAVGIFLKTAVGGVPYDRQIDALRRGVEIVVATPGRLGDLINRGVCVLDDVEVTVLDEADQMADMGFLPEVTELLAKTPANAQRLLFSATLDGDVDTLVRRFMTDPVTHSTAPSTASVSTMDHHLLLIPPHDKFAVAASIAARPGRTMLFARTQLGVDRLVEQLGAVGVRAGGLHGGKTQRMRTKTLAEFKEGRMNVLVATDVAARGIHVDGVSLVLHIDPPKDPKDYLHRAGRTARAGESGAVATLVLPKQRRTTLAMMEKAGVAPAETRVRVGDAVLTELTGAREPSGVPVLVREEPDARRHGDRPRRFGDRDSRGYGGNRDSRGYGGNRDSRGYGGDRSYGGDRPTGDRQPTGERGYRDRPTGERGYSARPGGERGYGDRPTGDRGYSARPGGERSYGDRASERGYGERPGGERGYADRTRTERGYGDRTDRRFGDRGEQRFGGRSDQPSGERRFGSGDPRGGDRQGGFRTEGRVRDDRPRDDRQGFGGRPPARTH; the protein is encoded by the coding sequence ATTCCGTCCGCCCACGACCTCCCGACCGGTGACGTCACCGGCACCGACCCGGCCCCGACCGCCCCCGTCGTCGGCTTCGCCGACCTGGGGCTGCCCCGGCAGTTGGTCGACACCCTCGCCCGGCAGGGCATCACCGCCCCGTTCGAGATCCAGCGGGCCACCCTGCCCGACGCCATCGCCGGCCGGGACGTGCTCGGTCGGGGCCAGACCGGCTCCGGCAAGACCCTGGCCTTCGGCCTGGCGGTCATCGCCCGGCTGGCCGAGCGCAACCGGGCCCGGCCGCTGCACCCGCGCGCCCTGGTCCTGGTGCCCACCCGCGAGCTGGCGATGCAGGTCAACGACGCGCTGCTGCCGCTGGGCAAAGCCGTCGGGATCTTCCTCAAGACCGCCGTCGGCGGCGTGCCGTACGACCGGCAGATCGACGCGCTGCGTCGGGGTGTCGAGATCGTCGTAGCCACCCCGGGCCGACTCGGTGACCTGATCAACCGGGGCGTCTGCGTCCTGGACGACGTCGAGGTAACCGTCCTCGACGAGGCCGACCAGATGGCCGACATGGGCTTCCTCCCCGAGGTCACCGAACTGCTCGCCAAGACCCCGGCGAACGCCCAGCGGCTGCTCTTCTCGGCCACCCTGGACGGCGACGTCGACACCCTGGTCAGGCGGTTCATGACCGACCCGGTGACGCACTCCACCGCCCCGTCGACCGCCTCGGTGTCCACCATGGACCACCACCTGCTGCTGATCCCGCCACACGACAAGTTCGCCGTGGCGGCGTCGATCGCGGCCCGCCCCGGCCGGACCATGCTCTTCGCCCGTACCCAGCTCGGCGTGGACCGGCTGGTGGAACAGCTCGGCGCGGTGGGTGTGCGGGCCGGTGGGCTACACGGCGGCAAGACCCAGCGGATGCGCACCAAGACCCTCGCCGAGTTCAAGGAGGGACGGATGAACGTGCTGGTCGCCACCGACGTGGCGGCCCGGGGCATCCACGTCGACGGGGTCTCCCTGGTGCTGCACATCGACCCGCCGAAGGACCCGAAGGACTACCTGCACCGGGCGGGCCGTACCGCTCGGGCCGGCGAGTCCGGCGCGGTGGCCACACTGGTACTGCCCAAGCAGCGGCGGACCACGCTGGCGATGATGGAGAAGGCCGGCGTGGCGCCGGCCGAGACGCGGGTCCGGGTCGGCGACGCGGTGCTTACCGAACTGACCGGTGCCCGCGAGCCCAGCGGCGTCCCGGTCCTGGTACGCGAGGAGCCCGACGCGCGCCGGCACGGCGACCGGCCGCGCCGCTTCGGCGACCGGGACTCCAGGGGCTACGGCGGCAACCGGGACAGCCGGGGTTACGGCGGCAACCGGGACTCCCGGGGCTACGGCGGGGACCGGAGCTACGGTGGCGACCGACCGACCGGGGATCGCCAACCCACCGGTGAGCGCGGTTACCGCGACCGTCCCACCGGCGAGCGCGGCTACAGCGCCCGCCCCGGCGGCGAGCGGGGTTACGGCGACCGTCCCACCGGCGACCGCGGTTACAGCGCCCGCCCCGGCGGCGAGCGCAGCTACGGTGACCGGGCCAGCGAGCGGGGTTACGGCGAGCGCCCCGGCGGCGAGCGGGGCTACGCCGACCGCACCCGGACCGAGCGGGGTTACGGCGACCGCACCGATCGGCGCTTCGGAGACCGGGGCGAGCAGCGGTTCGGCGGCCGGAGCGACCAGCCTTCCGGGGAGCGCCGGTTCGGCAGCGGTGACCCCCGTGGCGGCGACCGGCAGGGCGGGTTCCGCACCGAGGGGCGGGTTCGCGACGACCGACCGCGCGACGACCGGCAGGGTTTCGGCGGCCGGCCGCCGGCGCGTACCCACTGA